TTGAAGTGTGACAAGTTTATTGAAGCATCATGCACAAATAAAGACAAAGTTAGTGGTGGTGCATGGTGTActgatctatctatctatctatctatctatctatctatctattcaGAAATGGCTCAATTAATTTTGCAGCAAAATAACTTATTTTGTTTGTTCGTGGACTAAGCGATAAAGCCTCTGATAATATTCCATTGGTCTTCTCGCTAGTATACAgtgcaaaaaatgaaactgtCTAGAAATTAGGTGAGTCTTCGTAAAAGGAAGACGTGTACCAGAAATAAACCGTGTTTCTTAGAGTTCAGACTTGGTCGCAAATTGTTGGGACAAGTCTTACTGTTGACATAACAGATGAAAAACTCTTGGGTTTCATTAGACGCACTCGAAGATTTGTGTAAAAACGATGCAAACAGACTGACACTACTGGAACAAGCCTTCCTTGTGCGCCTTAATTTATGACTCGATCACAGTTTCTACAGGGTCTTAATTGTTCAAAACAGCAGAAAATATGACTGCTACTATTGATACGACTGCCAACCTCATCAATATGGATTAATAATTGAAAGCATTAAAAGAATTTGTTTCGGCCTAATTTGACTTTATGGATCTTCAGTGTTGTTTTACATTTATAATTAATACAACAAATTTTACTTGAATTCTCTTGGCTTGTCATGGTCGCACACCTAAAGTTTCATCAAActggacaaaaaaaaagcaaaatgagaAGGGAAAAAAGACAGTTCTTTTGCTTGAAAAGTGGTTAATATGGTTCCATAAtggcagttagtttttttgccgCTATCGCCACATAAAGCTTATTacaagtgattttttttgtcgTTTAGTCGTACGCTCTGAATATAACAAGTTGACGACTCATCAGTTGCCCTCAATCAGGTTGAGAAGTTTTATTGCACTTTCTTAATCTTCGAATCATTGCTTAAATTTTATATCGTGTGCCCAACAGGGCAATGCAACGAAATGTATACGAACTACCTTTTTAACCCAGATCGtgtttaaatatttaaacagtCCTCGGTGATATTGCGCGAGCGAAGTTTGTCGTTACTGtttgctttttccttttcttcataAGGCCGTCATAGTAGCAATCTCTCTTGGTAAGCTATTGACAGGTTGCCCAAATATTAATGCGTTTATTCAGCTCTAATTTTGACGTACAAGGACACACAGCAAGCTTTCTGCTCCAGGTGCTGCTTTCGCTTCTCATGAGTCCCAGTTGGAGTTCACTTCATTTGACTTAGCCTGCAAGTTTCCCTTTAGCTAATCGTCTTCACCGCTGCAGTTCCAGTGCTACCATAAATCATGGTAAGAGtttgctttttccttttcttcataAGGCCATCATAGTAGCAATCTCTATTGGTAAGCTATTGACAGGTTGCCTAAATATTAATGCGTTTATTCAGCTCTAATTTTGACGTAAAAGGACACACAGCAAGCTTTCTGTTTCCAGGTGTTGCTTTCAGTTCTCATGAGTCCCAGTTAGTGTTCAGTTCATTTCTTCGTTCAAATGACTTTTCCTGCAAGTTTCCCTTTTGCTAATCGTCCTCACCGCTGCAGTTCCAGTCCTACCATAAATCAAGGTAAGAGtttgctttttcctttttttatacaCCCGTAGCAATCTCTATTGGTAAGCTATTGACAGGTTGCCCAAATATTAATGCGTTTATTCAGCTCTAATTTTGACTTAAAAGGACACACAGCAAGCTTTCTGCTCCAGGTGCTGCTTTCGCTTCTCATGAGTCCCAGTTGGAGTTCAGTTCATTTCTTCGttcaaatgacttttgcctACACGTTTTCCTTTTGCTAATCGTCTTCACCGCTGCAGTTCCAGTGCTACCATAAATCAAGGTAAGAGTTTCCTTTTAGCCCTTTAAAAACCCCTCACCTTTtcgaaaaggttttttttgtaataaagTGTTTCAGTGGCACATAATATAAGGCAGCCAGAGGACTTGTTCCCGGAAATGCTATTTCGCTGTCAAGTTCTTGAAAGAGATCTCTCAGAAAAAAAAGGTATGAATGGAACATCTAACAATTTATGGCCGGGTGACGCTAACATGAAGAAATACGCGCGCAGGTCAAAGAGAGTTTGATACGATAAGGCTGAAGGCCGAGGCGGAAAATATTCTTTAAAATATGCAAGCTACTTGACAGAAACTGAAGAGCGTAAACCCTCGGGAGATCTCGGGCCTTCGGGTACCGTAAGGGATCGGGCAATCGACTCCAACATGCGTTCGATTTTGTCGAACAACCATGTTGAAACGGTTTGCTCCCCCCTTTCAActgtgttgaaacatgttgaatcgaagttgaatcaattatgaatgaaacaaaaaacGTTTAAGCTTTGCTTCAACAACAATTCAACATTTCTAGATCTTTTGTCATCGCGAATGTTGCATGAAGTTCAAGCCGTTTTTGCGCgactctttcaacattgttgggtatgcgaGTGCGCACTGATCGGTCTCGCAATCACGTATCTATGTCCATATTCACAGTAACAAGTCCGTAACTATAGCAACATACGCGGTTGTAGCCTGGGGCTGAATAACTGGCTTCTCGCGAAGCTTAAATCTTGATGATATcttgaaaccgtttgcccaccccaCCAGTCAATAACAACATCGTTTaacatctttcaacaaaatcgaacggatgttgaaggaaatgttgaagtaatctcgtacccagatctcagtCTGTCGTATGGCCGTGAGAGATCTGGCTATGAGTCCCTTGAAACGTTTACGGCTTGGTGTGACATCATGTTGCGTAAACTTTGAACTATTGTTAAACTTTCGTTCCCGTAATTGTAGTAAAATTCAATTACGGGACGTATTTTAGCTGATCAAAGACAGGAAAAAATGGAATGACCAAATTTGCAAATTAGTGCTCATTTTTTCAGTTGACATCCAAAACGCCACAAAATAATGGCTTTCATGTGCAAAAAATGGCTGTGCAAGCTCGACACGTTTAatattatgtacttattgactgattGGGATGGCCGGAagagaaaatatttggcccaagGTCATGgggtacggaccgagcgcagcgaggtccgtgcgacATGTCCGAGGgctaaatattttcctgtccgacCCGatctaaactcagtcaataagcattttatcatatgggctctttacattATTTTTGAGCACTCAGAAGATTATATAAGgacaaaattaagaaaaaaacaaaaatctgcacagaaaatttatctaatatgttgtttgcatttgcttttctggctgtaaattacttggatgtttaaaagcgacgaaatcccgtaaaattgcatcgcacggagcagtacgtgttcctagtagggtCGTTTCCGcatttttccggccctgctcgcgctaatgcgtacggcccacatacgggcattttcccaatagttttgcaatgaaagcgcgcgcggagCCGGAAGGGCCATATCACATGATAAATGCATTCTCGTCTTTCCAACGACGAAATGAAAAATGTTAGGTTATCTCGGGACGGTCCGTGAGCCGGGCTTCCAAAATGAATTTGCCGTTTTCTCCCCACAAATCGACACTATTCATGACAGATATTTCCCTGGGAAGTTGGCACACACTTTCCATGTCGAAAGACATGCGAAATAATAAACGCCAAGTAAATTTTATGTTCACGTTCTCGTATCTGATGCCATGGTCCTTGCTCACTTGTAAGTGCGCTTAGTTGGGTAAAATTGTTTGGGCCGCTccctacaagggcttttcagggtcaaccGGGTCAACGGGATCGgaccgaatgcatgtgaaggcgccCAAGGCTGCCGCCATACGATCGATGTGTCATCTCGGAGCACCAAaaacccagccagatgtaattgacagggagtcgattttgaggggggaagaaaaccggagtacccggagaaaaaccctcggagtcaggttgagattgactgaaactcagcccacatacgaccagaggccagagttgaacctctGATCACAGAGGCAgaaggcacggttgatgaccactaaaccaccctgactcccctcACTGCACTCGTTTACGCCATCGATGGGTAAAATTGTTTggcgttagaaagagtaaaatctctGAGTCTTAACACAGGAACTCCTATAAAACTTCTGAGACTTTCTCGTGTTCTCTTTCTATAGGTGAATGAGTAAGATCATGGCTAATCATTCCTGGGATAACCCCCAAAATGAAGGACAACTTAGAACGACGTTTTCCTCATTGGAGTGCATTACTTGGCTTGCAGTACTTTGTACTATAGGCATTGCCACAGTAACGGTCAATGGCCTTGCAGTCATTGTTTATCTCAAAGAGCCCAGTCTTCGCAAGCGTAGCATGTACTTGGTGATCAGTCTGGCGATAGCAGACTTATGCATTGGAGGAATCTCGCTGAGCAAAGACGCGTTCGATTCAGGACATAAATGCAACCTTTGGAAGAGCCATTTATCGTCATCCGGGAAAAGGATTTTAATCGCCGTCTATTGGCTTTTTCCAGTAGCCTCGGTGACAAACCTTGCTGTTATTTCTTTGGAGCGGATGCACGCCACGTTTCGCCCATTTAAGCATCGTCTCGTCAAAAAGTGGATTTTTGGAGCATCAGCTGCGTTCGTTTGGTTTCCCGCTGTGCTAAACTCCTCGGCTTGCATGTACGTATATGCCCAAAGCGATCTTCGGAAGTTTTCCTTCGCGCCTTTGTCAATATTGGCTTGTTGCCTTTGTATTATCCTTGTTTCGTATTCGTCGATCGTTGTTAAAATGTACTGCGGAACTCGTCCTCACCACCAAGGCGCGGGATGtcgagaaagaaaactgaccaagaCACTCTTCATAGTGACAGTTCTATCTTTAGCATTGTTGCTACCGTacattgtttctttttatttcagaaCAGTCCTTTCCAGTCATTTAGGTATGTTTTTTGCATCTTTGGCTTATGCCAATTCACTAGTTAATCCCATTTTGTATGTTTATAGAATCCCAGAATTCAAAAGAGCGATGTCATCATTTTTGGGCTGTCGACCACGAGCTCAGGTTTTCCCTCAGTAGTTACTCTTAACTTTTATCACTCTTGCTTCCGATCATCTCAATTACCTTGAGTTGGGTATCAATATATCAAAGAGTTTGGTCGGTCTGTAGTAGATGTAGATGCTCTTAAGCTCGAAATACGCCCTCTCGCAATTCACAGTGTTGCACGATCGCTTGATGTCGACAAAGGCAAACGTTTGCTGCTTTTTATATCCTATAAATTCTCATAACGCAATGTAGATAGTTGAATTTTCAAaccttgaagaagaaatttCGTATTAATTAAGTAACAACTACTTAAGAAACAaatgttattatcatcatcatcgtcatcttcgCAAGTAGTAGTGCAGTAGTATTGGTAGTATATTAGTTAGTACACTCAGTTTTGATTTCAAAAGTCCGCGATGGTACATGCTATTCCCGTTGCGCGAGTACACAATGGCGGTTATTTAAAATAGGCACGTGATGCGTTCACGTGTCTAATGCAAAGGATAATTAGCATAACCTTAATATTCATAGAATCAAT
The Montipora capricornis isolate CH-2021 chromosome 10, ASM3666992v2, whole genome shotgun sequence genome window above contains:
- the LOC138020333 gene encoding substance-K receptor-like — translated: MANHSWDNPQNEGQLRTTFSSLECITWLAVLCTIGIATVTVNGLAVIVYLKEPSLRKRSMYLVISLAIADLCIGGISLSKDAFDSGHKCNLWKSHLSSSGKRILIAVYWLFPVASVTNLAVISLERMHATFRPFKHRLVKKWIFGASAAFVWFPAVLNSSACMYVYAQSDLRKFSFAPLSILACCLCIILVSYSSIVVKMYCGTRPHHQGAGCRERKLTKTLFIVTVLSLALLLPYIVSFYFRTVLSSHLGMFFASLAYANSLVNPILYVYRIPEFKRAMSSFLGCRPRAQVFPQ